The proteins below come from a single Alligator mississippiensis isolate rAllMis1 chromosome 2, rAllMis1, whole genome shotgun sequence genomic window:
- the LOC132248276 gene encoding LOW QUALITY PROTEIN: olfactory receptor 5AR1-like (The sequence of the model RefSeq protein was modified relative to this genomic sequence to represent the inferred CDS: inserted 1 base in 1 codon), translating to MAERNHTVLVTKFIFMGLTDNPTVQVILFVLFLSIYIITLVGNLGMILLIKISPKLHTSMYFFLSNLSFLDICYSSVVAPKTIASFLEETKAISVFGCAAQMYFFIALGTTECFLLSAMAYDRYVAICNPLLYPVVMSPRVCVTMVVGSYTLGLLHSMVHTHFTFHLSFCGSNKINHFYCDLTPVLSLSCSDTHINEILIFNLGGLIELTTILTVLVSYTYILSTILRIRSAEGRNKAFSXCASHLTVVSIFHGDILFLNVRPRSSYSLDTSKVLAVFYSVVIPMLNPLIYSLRNQDVKDAFKDIMKRKWFINIFNS from the exons ATGGCTGAGAGAAACCATACTGTGTTGGTCACCAAATTCATTTTCATGGGGTTGACAGACAACCCAACAGTGCAGGTCATTCTCTTTGTGCTGTTCCTATCCATTTACATCATCACACTGGTGGGAAATCTTGGGATGATTCTGCTAATCAAGATCAGCCCTAAACTTCACACttccatgtacttcttcctcagtaaCTTGTCTTTCCTGGACATTTGTTATTCCTCTGTGGTGGCACCCAAGACAATAGCAAGCTTCTTGGAAGAGACAAAAGCCATCTCTGTGTTTGGGTGTGCAGCACAAATGTACTTTTTTATAGCTCTGGGGACCACAGAGTGTTTCCTGTTGTCTGCAATGGCCTATGACCGGTATGTGGCCATCTGTAACCCACTGCTCTACCCAGTTGTTATGTCCCCAAGAGTCTGTGTCACAATGGTGGTTGGATCGTATACACTTGGACTGTTACATTCTATGGTGCACACACATTTTACGTTTCATTTGTCCTTCTGTGGGTCTAATAAAATCAATCATTTCTATTGTGATCTCACTCCTGTCTTATCACTCTCCTGCTCTGATACTCACATCAATGAAATCCTGATATTTAACCTTGGGGGACTTATTGAATTAACCACCATTCTGACGGTCCTGGTCTCCTACACTTACATCCTCAGTACCATATTGAGAATCCGCTCTGCTGAGGGCAGGAACAAAGCCTTTT ACTGTGCCTCCCATCTGACTGTGGTCTCTATATTTCATGGAGACATTCTCTTCTTGAATGTACGACCCAGGTCCAGCTATTCCCTGGACACAAGCAAAGTTCTGGCAGTGTTTTACTCAGTGGTCATTCCCATGCTGAACCCCCTCATCTACAGTCTGAGGAACCAGGATGTGAAGGATGCCTTCAAAGACATCATGAAGAGAAAATGGTTTATCAATATATTTAATTCttag
- the LOC102562072 gene encoding olfactory receptor 5AP2-like, with protein sequence MKEMAMTNHTQVTEFILSGLTDQAELQVPLFMLLQAMYIITVIGNLSIFFLITVDSHLHTPMYFFLASLSFLDICYSPVIFPKMLQNILSENKAISYNGCAAQMFFFGALATTECFLLAVMAYDRYVAICSPLLYTTIMSCRVCVQLVSASYLGGFIHSAIHTGFTFTLLFCGPNEINHFFCDIPPLIKLSCSDTHVNEMVMFVATLLISGGSSLTILVSCGYILATILRIHSAEGRRKAFSTCTSHLTSVSIFYGSILCMYLQPASGYSLEQDHLASVFYTLVIPMLNPLIYSLRNKDVKDAIKRVIRNRIY encoded by the coding sequence ATGAAAGAAATGGCAATGACCAACCACACCCAAGTGACTGAATTCATACTTTCAGGGTTAACAGATCAAGCTGAGCTGCAGGTTCCCCTCTTCATGTTGCTCCAAGCTATGTACATTATAACTGTTATAGGAAATCTCAGTATATTCTTCCTGATAACTGTGGATTCCCACCTGCACACTCCTATGTACTTTTTCCTGGCTAGCTTGTCCTTCTTGGATATTTGCTACTCTCCAGTCATCTTCCCCAAGATGCTACAGAACATCCTGTCTGAGAACAAGGCCATTTCATACAATGGTTGTGCAGCACAAATGTTCTTCTTTGGAGCCTTAGCGACAACCGAGTGTTTCCTGCTGGCAGTGATGGCATATGATCGCTATGTAGCCATCTGTAGCCCCCTGCTCTATACAACCATCATGTCCTGCCGAGTCTGTGTCCAGCTAGTGTCTGCTTCTTACCTAGGAGGCTTCATTCACTCTGCAATACACACAGGTTTCACCTTTACTTTGTTGTTCTGTGGGCCCAATGAAATCAATCACTTCTTCTGCGACATCCCTCCACTAATAAAACTTTCCTGCTCTGATACTCATGTCAATGAGATGGTTATGTTTGTAGCCACATTACTCATTTCAGGGGGCTCCAGCCTAACTATCCTTGTCTCTTGCGGATACATCCTGGCCACCATTCTGAGGATTCACTCAGCTGAAGGTAGAcgcaaagccttctccacctgcacctcccacctgACTTCAGTCTCTATATTTTATGGTAGTATTCTTTGCATGTATCTACAGCCTGCTTCTGGCTACTCCCTGGAGCAAGACCATCTGGCTTCTGTGTTCTATACACTGGTGATCCCCATGCTGAACCCCCTGATCTACAGCCTAAGAAACAAGGATGTGAAAGATGCCATAAAGAGAGTAATTAGAAACAGAATTTACTGA